A genomic region of Parus major isolate Abel chromosome 14, Parus_major1.1, whole genome shotgun sequence contains the following coding sequences:
- the MAFK gene encoding transcription factor MafK, whose protein sequence is MTTNPKPNKALKVKEESGENAPVLSDDELVSMSVRELNQHLRGLTKEEVIRLKQRRRTLKNRGYAASCRIKRVTQKEELERQRVELQQEVEKLARENSSMKLELDALRSKYEALQTFARTVARGPITPTKVATTSVITIVKSAEISSSSVPFSAAS, encoded by the exons ATGACGACTAATCCCAAACCGAACAAGGCATTAAAG GTAAAGGAGGAGTCAGGAGAGAATGCCCCAGTGCTGAGTGATGATGAACTCGTGTCAATGTCCGTACGGGAGCTGAACCAGCACCTGAGGGGTCTCACCAAGGAGGAGGTCATCCGTCTGAAGCAGCGGAGGCGCACGCTGAAGAACCGGGGCTACGCTGCCAGCTGCCGCATCAAGCGTGTGACTCAGAAAGAGGAGCTCGAGAGGCAGCGGGTTGAGCTGCAGCAAGAGGTGGAGAAGCTGgccagagaaaacagcagcatgAAGCTAGAGCTGGATGCCTTGCGCTCCAAGTACGAAGCACTCCAGACCTTCGCTCGTACTGTGGCGCGAGGGCCTATTACCCCGACCAAAGTTGCCACCACCAGTGTCATCACCATCGTGAAATCAGCCGAAATCTCATCCAGTTCTGTGCCGTTTTCAGCAGCCTCCTAG
- the TMEM184A gene encoding transmembrane protein 184A isoform X2 — translation MSNATHAVPSPVAPGTPEPGTAARLASAPPFSAVALLTAAHNNSEDGQQLFLTTTAAQVISGIFVWSALIVTFHQIYTHLKNYTIPKEQRYIIRILFIVPVYAFDSWLSLLLLGSHQYYVYFDSVRDCYEAFVIYSFLSLCFEYLGGESTIMTEIRGKPIASSCFYGTCCLQGMSYSIGFLRFCKQATLQFCIVKPLMAIVTIILQAFGKYHDGDFNVHSGYLYITIIYNFSVSLALYALFLFYFATMDLLRPFEPVLKFITIKAVIFLSFWQGTLLAILEKCGVIPEVQIIDGKEVGAGTVAAGYQNFIICIEMFFASIALRYAFTCQVYREKKENSTANLAPMQSISSGLKETISPQDIVQDAIHNFSPTYQHYTQQSMQEAERKAPGENGHVASKIDGQSSRKSKNIEKRMLILSDEEL, via the exons ATGAGTAATGCCACACATGCTGTGCCCTCTCCCGTGGCACCTGGCACGCCggagcctggcacagcagccaggctggcctCAGCCCCCCCATTCTCAGCTGTTGCCCTGCTCACGGCTGCCCACAACAACTCTGAGGATggccagcagcttttcctgacCACGACAGCGGCACAGGTCATCTCTGGCATCTTCGTGTGGTCAGCACTCATTGTCACCTTTCACCAG ATCTACACACACCTCAAGAATTACACCATCCCCAAGGAGCAGCGCTACATCATTCGCATTCTCTTCATTGTGCCTGTCTATGCCTTCGACTCCtggctcagcctcctcctcctcggcaGCCACCAGTACTACGTCTACTTCGACTCGGTGCGTGACTGCTATGAAG CTTTTGTGATTTACAGCTTCCTGAGCCTGTGCTTCGAGTATCTTGGAGGGGAGAGCACCATCATGACAGAGATCCGAGGGAAGCCCATTGC GTCCAGCTGCTTTTACGGGACCTGCTGCCTTCAGGGTATGTCCTATTCCATCGGGTTCCTGCGCTTCTGCAAGCAG GCCACACTGCAGTTCTGCATTGTGAAACCCCTCATGGCAATTGTCACCATCATCCTGCAGGCGTTCGGGAAGTACCACGATGGAGACTTCAA tgTCCACAGTGGATATCTCTACATCACTATCATCTACAACTTCTCTGTCAGCCTGGCCCTTTACGCCCTTTTCCTCTTCTACTTTGCCACCATGGACCTGCTTCGCCCATTTGAGCCGGTGCTCAAGTTCATCACCATCAAGGCTGtcatcttcctctccttctggCAAG GAACACTGCTGGCAATCCTGGAGAAATGTGGGGTGATCCCTGAAGTTCAGATCATCGATGGGAaagaggtgggagctgggacagTGGCTGCTGGCTACCAGAACTTCATCATCTGCATTGAAATGTTCTTCGCTTCCATTGCCCTGCGCTACGCATTCACCTGCCAGGTGTacagggagaagaaggaaaactcAACAG CAAACCTTGCCCCAATGCAGAGCATCTCAAGTGGGCTGAAGGAGACCATCAGCCCCCAGGACATCGTGCAGGATGCCATCCACAACTTCTCCCCCACGTACCAGCACTACACCCAGCAGTCGATGCAGGAGGCAGAGCGCAAAGCGCCAGGGGAGAATGGGCACGTGGCCTCCAAGATAGAtggacagagcagcaggaagagcaaaaaCATTGAAAAGAGAATGCTAATCCTGTCAGATGAGGAGCTGTAG
- the TMEM184A gene encoding transmembrane protein 184A isoform X3, with the protein MFTRQVRQHPSLSKDQIPPRLSRDPFSCWPGSAGRWQGERTRFPAAVTPASPKGTYLAPAFLHHSPSFSLLQMSNATHAVPSPVAPGTPEPGTAARLASAPPFSAVALLTAAHNNSEDGQQLFLTTTAAQVISGIFVWSALIVTFHQIYTHLKNYTIPKEQRYIIRILFIVPVYAFDSWLSLLLLGSHQYYVYFDSVRDCYEAFVIYSFLSLCFEYLGGESTIMTEIRGKPIASSCFYGTCCLQGMSYSIGFLRFCKQATLQFCIVKPLMAIVTIILQAFGKYHDGDFNVHSGYLYITIIYNFSVSLALYALFLFYFATMDLLRPFEPVLKFITIKAVIFLSFWQGTLLAILEKCGVIPEVQIIDGKEVGAGTVAAGYQNFIICIEMFFASIALRYAFTCQVYREKKENSTANLAPMQSISSGLKETISPQDIVQDAIHNFSPTYQHYTQQSMQEAERKAPGENGHVASKIDGQSSRKSKNIEKRMLILSDEEL; encoded by the exons ATGTTTACAAGGCAGGTCCGGCAGCATCCAAGTCTGTCCAAAGACCAGATCCCGCCCCGGCTTTCCCGGGatcctttttcctgctggccAGGGTCCGCAGGACGGTGGCAGGGAGAAAGAACACGgttccctgctgctgt CACTCCAGCATCCCCAAagggca CTTACCTcgctcctgccttcctgcaccactccccttccttctccctcctgcagATGAGTAATGCCACACATGCTGTGCCCTCTCCCGTGGCACCTGGCACGCCggagcctggcacagcagccaggctggcctCAGCCCCCCCATTCTCAGCTGTTGCCCTGCTCACGGCTGCCCACAACAACTCTGAGGATggccagcagcttttcctgacCACGACAGCGGCACAGGTCATCTCTGGCATCTTCGTGTGGTCAGCACTCATTGTCACCTTTCACCAG ATCTACACACACCTCAAGAATTACACCATCCCCAAGGAGCAGCGCTACATCATTCGCATTCTCTTCATTGTGCCTGTCTATGCCTTCGACTCCtggctcagcctcctcctcctcggcaGCCACCAGTACTACGTCTACTTCGACTCGGTGCGTGACTGCTATGAAG CTTTTGTGATTTACAGCTTCCTGAGCCTGTGCTTCGAGTATCTTGGAGGGGAGAGCACCATCATGACAGAGATCCGAGGGAAGCCCATTGC GTCCAGCTGCTTTTACGGGACCTGCTGCCTTCAGGGTATGTCCTATTCCATCGGGTTCCTGCGCTTCTGCAAGCAG GCCACACTGCAGTTCTGCATTGTGAAACCCCTCATGGCAATTGTCACCATCATCCTGCAGGCGTTCGGGAAGTACCACGATGGAGACTTCAA tgTCCACAGTGGATATCTCTACATCACTATCATCTACAACTTCTCTGTCAGCCTGGCCCTTTACGCCCTTTTCCTCTTCTACTTTGCCACCATGGACCTGCTTCGCCCATTTGAGCCGGTGCTCAAGTTCATCACCATCAAGGCTGtcatcttcctctccttctggCAAG GAACACTGCTGGCAATCCTGGAGAAATGTGGGGTGATCCCTGAAGTTCAGATCATCGATGGGAaagaggtgggagctgggacagTGGCTGCTGGCTACCAGAACTTCATCATCTGCATTGAAATGTTCTTCGCTTCCATTGCCCTGCGCTACGCATTCACCTGCCAGGTGTacagggagaagaaggaaaactcAACAG CAAACCTTGCCCCAATGCAGAGCATCTCAAGTGGGCTGAAGGAGACCATCAGCCCCCAGGACATCGTGCAGGATGCCATCCACAACTTCTCCCCCACGTACCAGCACTACACCCAGCAGTCGATGCAGGAGGCAGAGCGCAAAGCGCCAGGGGAGAATGGGCACGTGGCCTCCAAGATAGAtggacagagcagcaggaagagcaaaaaCATTGAAAAGAGAATGCTAATCCTGTCAGATGAGGAGCTGTAG
- the TMEM184A gene encoding transmembrane protein 184A isoform X1, whose amino-acid sequence MLCGLGNLLGPSLSPAYLAPAFLHHSPSFSLLQMSNATHAVPSPVAPGTPEPGTAARLASAPPFSAVALLTAAHNNSEDGQQLFLTTTAAQVISGIFVWSALIVTFHQIYTHLKNYTIPKEQRYIIRILFIVPVYAFDSWLSLLLLGSHQYYVYFDSVRDCYEAFVIYSFLSLCFEYLGGESTIMTEIRGKPIASSCFYGTCCLQGMSYSIGFLRFCKQATLQFCIVKPLMAIVTIILQAFGKYHDGDFNVHSGYLYITIIYNFSVSLALYALFLFYFATMDLLRPFEPVLKFITIKAVIFLSFWQGTLLAILEKCGVIPEVQIIDGKEVGAGTVAAGYQNFIICIEMFFASIALRYAFTCQVYREKKENSTANLAPMQSISSGLKETISPQDIVQDAIHNFSPTYQHYTQQSMQEAERKAPGENGHVASKIDGQSSRKSKNIEKRMLILSDEEL is encoded by the exons ATGCTGTGTGGGCTGGGAAATCTGCTGGGACCTTCCCTGTCACCAGCTTACCTcgctcctgccttcctgcaccactccccttccttctccctcctgcagATGAGTAATGCCACACATGCTGTGCCCTCTCCCGTGGCACCTGGCACGCCggagcctggcacagcagccaggctggcctCAGCCCCCCCATTCTCAGCTGTTGCCCTGCTCACGGCTGCCCACAACAACTCTGAGGATggccagcagcttttcctgacCACGACAGCGGCACAGGTCATCTCTGGCATCTTCGTGTGGTCAGCACTCATTGTCACCTTTCACCAG ATCTACACACACCTCAAGAATTACACCATCCCCAAGGAGCAGCGCTACATCATTCGCATTCTCTTCATTGTGCCTGTCTATGCCTTCGACTCCtggctcagcctcctcctcctcggcaGCCACCAGTACTACGTCTACTTCGACTCGGTGCGTGACTGCTATGAAG CTTTTGTGATTTACAGCTTCCTGAGCCTGTGCTTCGAGTATCTTGGAGGGGAGAGCACCATCATGACAGAGATCCGAGGGAAGCCCATTGC GTCCAGCTGCTTTTACGGGACCTGCTGCCTTCAGGGTATGTCCTATTCCATCGGGTTCCTGCGCTTCTGCAAGCAG GCCACACTGCAGTTCTGCATTGTGAAACCCCTCATGGCAATTGTCACCATCATCCTGCAGGCGTTCGGGAAGTACCACGATGGAGACTTCAA tgTCCACAGTGGATATCTCTACATCACTATCATCTACAACTTCTCTGTCAGCCTGGCCCTTTACGCCCTTTTCCTCTTCTACTTTGCCACCATGGACCTGCTTCGCCCATTTGAGCCGGTGCTCAAGTTCATCACCATCAAGGCTGtcatcttcctctccttctggCAAG GAACACTGCTGGCAATCCTGGAGAAATGTGGGGTGATCCCTGAAGTTCAGATCATCGATGGGAaagaggtgggagctgggacagTGGCTGCTGGCTACCAGAACTTCATCATCTGCATTGAAATGTTCTTCGCTTCCATTGCCCTGCGCTACGCATTCACCTGCCAGGTGTacagggagaagaaggaaaactcAACAG CAAACCTTGCCCCAATGCAGAGCATCTCAAGTGGGCTGAAGGAGACCATCAGCCCCCAGGACATCGTGCAGGATGCCATCCACAACTTCTCCCCCACGTACCAGCACTACACCCAGCAGTCGATGCAGGAGGCAGAGCGCAAAGCGCCAGGGGAGAATGGGCACGTGGCCTCCAAGATAGAtggacagagcagcaggaagagcaaaaaCATTGAAAAGAGAATGCTAATCCTGTCAGATGAGGAGCTGTAG
- the PSMG3 gene encoding proteasome assembly chaperone 3 isoform X1 has product MEAGPIVTSKQREAVVHGVPTEVVCTAFSNSVLVVVTQYGKMGTIVYVDPNTIADNVGRPSLTTKVLLGKDEPLVHVCAKNLVAFVSQEAGNKPVLLAMALKDKTMEGIQALREVIRSCQVW; this is encoded by the exons ATGGAAGCGGGTCCCATCGTGACGTCCAAGCAGCGAGAGGCGGTGGTGCACGGGGTGCCGACCGAGGTGGTGTGCACGGCCTTCTCCAACTCGGTCCTCGTGGTGGTCACACAGTACGGCAAGATGGGCACCATCGTCTACGTGGACCCCAACACCATCGCTGACAACGTGGGCAGGCCCTCGCTCACCACGAAGGTGCTGCTGGGCAAGGATGAG CCCCTCGTTCATGTTTGTGCCAAAAACCTGGTGGCATTCGTGTCGCAGGAAGCTGGGAACAAACCTGTTCTCCTCGCCATGGCTTTAAAGGACAAGACCATGGAAGGAATACAGGCTCTACGAGAAGTGATCCGAAGTTGCCAAGTGTGGTGA
- the PSMG3 gene encoding proteasome assembly chaperone 3 isoform X2: MLLSFCSLSEAMEAGPIVTSKQREAVVHGVPTEVVCTAFSNSVLVVVTQYGKMGTIVYVDPNTIADNVGRPSLTTKVLLGKDEPLVHVCAKNLVAFVSQEAGNKPVLLAMALKDKTMEGIQALREVIRSCQVW; encoded by the exons ATGCTGTTGTCGTTTTGTTCTTTGTCGGAAGCGATGGAAGCGGGTCCCATCGTGACGTCCAAGCAGCGAGAGGCGGTGGTGCACGGGGTGCCGACCGAGGTGGTGTGCACGGCCTTCTCCAACTCGGTCCTCGTGGTGGTCACACAGTACGGCAAGATGGGCACCATCGTCTACGTGGACCCCAACACCATCGCTGACAACGTGGGCAGGCCCTCGCTCACCACGAAGGTGCTGCTGGGCAAGGATGAG CCCCTCGTTCATGTTTGTGCCAAAAACCTGGTGGCATTCGTGTCGCAGGAAGCTGGGAACAAACCTGTTCTCCTCGCCATGGCTTTAAAGGACAAGACCATGGAAGGAATACAGGCTCTACGAGAAGTGATCCGAAGTTGCCAAGTGTGGTGA